From a region of the Geothrix sp. 21YS21S-2 genome:
- the bamA gene encoding outer membrane protein assembly factor BamA: MRLLAEPQRQTPRRPLLSQWARGLSPLVLAASLQALPALAQDSEVITKIEVIGAQKQTAETIIFKTGLKPGDDLRNVDLTAILDKLWATNAFDDIKFQADDEENGKKLIIIVKERPLIKEVDFRGGTEVGLSSLKDKIKEKKLTINPDTVYDPEAARKVKDLIVDQCAEKGFRNPVIEVSLESMGPTVSRLVFDIKEGGKVKIYKVAFRGNKAISSKALAKVMAKTRKHWMFSWLTSHDLLVEKNMDEDLMAIKKAYWRLGYKDVFVGKPTIEVRDVTAEKNKKKNEKRVKEGKSPKYDLRAELMIPILEGEAYSEGTFKLEGNDNVMKGEAGEKFYRTKIAEAKRDNHSWLAKLLSIKPDIQDPKETEKRPFDLDSLNAGIDKVKEQYSNMGYIMFRAEKKMDVREVNGVKKVDVTLKVDEGELYTVRHLNFEGNSVTKDKVLRRAMILKEGDPFQTELFKDSFTGLGQLGFFDVKSSEPKVDIVPDKPQVDITIKGEEAGVNEVLFQGGYGSVLGFSLGMSFSTRNLGGGGETLSLSYNGGKYQRMASISFTEPYIFDLPYSLTTSISDGTTDYDASRVGAAYAYKQLSRALGVSMGTRLSTFIPGKTWAWFTTYQVGYTFRILKIEGGRNYYYRDTSSQLTSTINNFITYSTVNHPFKPTHGTKLSLGFEYGGWQFGGDRPFYRTTLEFAKWTNIGERHIFGFNSSYGYVRNLTNDSLAIWELYRPGGENSIRGYTYGQVGTAARDNNNTFVVVGGNKQFIANAEYQFKIADQFRIVAFYDAGNAWAQGVKIFHESLRRSAGLEFRFFLPISPAPLRLIWARKLNPYEFDTEGKTQFQFSIGTTF; encoded by the coding sequence ATGAGATTGCTCGCCGAACCCCAGCGCCAGACCCCTCGTCGCCCGCTTCTTAGCCAGTGGGCACGGGGCCTGTCCCCCCTGGTGCTGGCGGCCAGCCTCCAGGCCCTGCCGGCCCTGGCCCAGGACTCCGAGGTCATCACGAAGATCGAGGTCATCGGGGCGCAGAAGCAGACGGCGGAGACCATCATCTTCAAGACCGGCCTGAAGCCGGGCGACGACCTGCGCAACGTGGACCTCACCGCGATCCTGGACAAGCTCTGGGCCACCAATGCCTTCGACGACATCAAGTTCCAGGCCGATGACGAGGAGAACGGCAAGAAGCTCATCATCATCGTCAAGGAGCGGCCCCTCATCAAGGAAGTGGATTTCCGCGGCGGCACGGAAGTGGGCCTCAGCTCCCTGAAGGACAAGATCAAGGAGAAGAAGCTCACCATCAACCCCGATACCGTCTACGATCCGGAGGCGGCCCGCAAGGTCAAGGACCTCATCGTCGACCAGTGCGCCGAGAAGGGCTTCCGGAACCCGGTCATCGAGGTGTCCCTGGAGAGCATGGGGCCGACCGTCTCGCGGCTGGTCTTCGACATCAAGGAAGGCGGCAAGGTCAAGATCTACAAGGTCGCCTTCCGCGGCAACAAGGCCATCAGCAGCAAGGCCCTCGCCAAGGTCATGGCCAAGACCCGCAAGCACTGGATGTTCAGCTGGCTCACCTCCCATGACCTCCTGGTGGAGAAGAACATGGACGAGGACCTGATGGCCATCAAGAAGGCCTACTGGCGCCTGGGCTACAAGGACGTCTTCGTGGGCAAGCCCACCATCGAGGTGAGGGACGTCACCGCCGAGAAGAACAAGAAGAAGAACGAGAAGCGGGTCAAGGAAGGCAAGTCCCCCAAGTACGATCTGCGCGCGGAGCTGATGATCCCCATCCTGGAGGGCGAGGCCTATTCCGAGGGCACCTTCAAGCTCGAGGGCAACGACAACGTCATGAAGGGCGAGGCCGGCGAGAAGTTCTACCGCACGAAGATCGCCGAGGCCAAGCGGGACAACCACTCCTGGCTGGCCAAGCTGCTCAGCATCAAGCCCGACATCCAGGACCCCAAGGAGACCGAGAAGCGGCCCTTCGACCTGGATTCGCTCAACGCGGGCATCGACAAGGTCAAGGAACAGTACAGCAACATGGGCTACATCATGTTCCGGGCCGAGAAGAAGATGGATGTCCGGGAGGTGAACGGGGTCAAGAAGGTCGACGTCACCCTGAAGGTGGACGAGGGCGAGCTCTACACCGTGCGCCACCTGAACTTCGAAGGCAACAGCGTCACCAAGGACAAGGTCCTGCGCCGGGCCATGATCCTCAAGGAAGGCGACCCCTTCCAGACCGAGCTGTTCAAGGACTCCTTCACGGGCCTGGGCCAGCTGGGCTTCTTCGACGTCAAGAGCTCGGAACCCAAGGTCGACATCGTCCCCGACAAGCCCCAGGTGGACATCACCATCAAGGGCGAGGAGGCCGGCGTCAACGAGGTGCTCTTCCAGGGCGGCTACGGCTCGGTGCTGGGCTTCTCCCTGGGCATGAGCTTCTCCACGCGCAACCTGGGGGGCGGCGGCGAGACGCTGAGCCTGAGCTACAACGGCGGCAAGTACCAGCGCATGGCCTCCATCTCCTTCACCGAGCCCTACATCTTCGACCTGCCGTACTCCCTGACCACCAGCATCTCGGACGGGACGACGGACTACGACGCCTCCCGCGTGGGCGCGGCCTACGCCTACAAGCAGCTCTCCCGGGCCCTGGGCGTCTCCATGGGCACGCGTCTGTCCACGTTCATCCCCGGCAAGACCTGGGCCTGGTTCACCACGTACCAGGTGGGCTACACCTTCCGCATCCTCAAGATCGAGGGCGGCCGGAACTACTACTACCGGGACACCAGCTCCCAGCTCACCTCGACGATCAACAACTTCATCACCTACAGCACCGTCAACCATCCCTTCAAGCCCACCCACGGCACCAAGCTGTCCCTGGGCTTCGAGTACGGAGGCTGGCAGTTCGGCGGGGACCGGCCCTTCTACCGCACGACGCTGGAATTCGCCAAGTGGACGAACATCGGCGAGCGGCACATCTTCGGGTTCAACTCCAGCTACGGCTATGTGCGCAACCTGACCAACGACAGCCTGGCCATCTGGGAGCTGTATCGGCCCGGCGGCGAGAACTCCATCCGCGGCTACACCTACGGCCAGGTGGGCACGGCGGCCAGGGACAACAACAACACGTTCGTGGTCGTGGGCGGCAACAAGCAGTTCATCGCCAACGCCGAATACCAGTTCAAGATCGCCGACCAGTTCCGGATCGTGGCCTTCTACGACGCGGGCAACGCGTGGGCCCAGGGCGTCAAGATCTTCCACGAGTCCCTGCGGCGCAGCGCCGGTCTCGAGTTCCGGTTCTTCCTGCCCATCAGCCCGGCCCCGCTGCGGCTCATCTGGGCCCGCAAGCTCAATCCCTACGAGTTCGACACCGAAGGGAAGACGCAGTTCCAGTTCAGCATCGGCACCACCTTCTGA
- a CDS encoding ATP-dependent Clp protease ATP-binding subunit — MFEKFTEKARRVMFFARYEASQFGSESIQSGHLLLGLLREAEKTSIQLLDRMGVQTNLLRERLISALSPRDKRLTPSSTSIDIPMEEEVKRILQHATQESAKLNHKHVGAEHLLLGMLKEEQGLAGRLLKEAGADLIAAKEILLEATKEEKIAKKKKEHPLLAEFARNLSELAERGIFDNLIGRETEVDRIIQILSRRRKNNPILLGEAGVGKTAIVEGLAQKIHEGLVPPSLQEKRIYALDLSLVVAGTKYRGQFEERLKSIIAEASKDPSVVLFIDEIHSIIGTGAAEGSLDAANILKPALSRGEIQCIGATTHKEFAKYIDKDRSLVRRFQPVNVNPPDEPESLRILEGIRSRYELFHRVRYTPATLLASVYLSNRYITDRSLPDKAIDLLDEAGARVKLRGGVTVGESHKAEEELHRVITEMNEAVLNRDFEKAVLLRQKEVQLREQITGTEGELSEEDYESFAEVTERDIEDVVASWTGIPVRALKNEEKANLSHMEEHINERVIGQEEAVSAVSRAVRRARTGLKNPARPMGSFLFLGPTGVGKTELAKTLAGFLFGDPKKMIRFDMSEFMEKHEVSKLLGAPPGYVGYEEGGMLTDRIRRNPYCVILFDEMEKAHPDLMNVLLQIFDDGQATDAFGNQVDFKNTIIIMTSNVGSRELLPDKNLGFGIKDDRPDSKAGEALKVLKRTFPPEFLNRIDEIVVFNRLGDAELRKIVRLLINDLNVTLQKHSLVVTLSDDACDFLVRTTVRDRAYGARPLRRAIQKMVEDPLAELMVAQEEVPAGMVHFDLVDEKLVPLFTETPAVTEPQLTEVQG, encoded by the coding sequence ATGTTCGAGAAATTCACCGAAAAAGCACGCCGCGTCATGTTCTTCGCTCGCTACGAAGCCAGCCAGTTCGGCTCGGAGAGCATCCAGAGCGGGCATCTCCTGCTCGGTCTCCTGCGCGAGGCCGAGAAGACCTCCATCCAGCTGCTGGATCGCATGGGCGTCCAGACCAACCTGCTGCGGGAGCGTCTCATTTCCGCCCTGAGCCCGCGCGACAAACGGCTCACGCCCAGCTCGACCAGCATCGACATCCCCATGGAGGAGGAGGTCAAGCGCATCCTCCAGCACGCCACCCAGGAGAGCGCCAAGCTCAACCACAAGCACGTGGGCGCCGAGCACCTGCTCCTGGGCATGCTGAAGGAGGAGCAGGGCCTCGCGGGCCGCCTCCTGAAGGAGGCCGGCGCCGACCTCATCGCCGCCAAGGAGATCCTCCTGGAAGCCACCAAGGAGGAGAAGATCGCCAAGAAGAAGAAGGAGCACCCGCTCCTGGCCGAGTTCGCGAGGAACCTCTCGGAGCTGGCCGAGCGCGGCATCTTCGACAACCTCATCGGCCGCGAGACCGAGGTGGACCGCATCATCCAGATCCTCTCCCGCCGCCGCAAGAACAACCCCATCCTCCTGGGCGAGGCGGGGGTCGGGAAGACCGCCATCGTGGAGGGCCTGGCCCAGAAGATCCACGAGGGCCTCGTGCCGCCGAGCCTGCAGGAGAAGCGCATCTACGCGCTGGACCTGAGCCTGGTGGTGGCGGGCACCAAGTACCGCGGCCAGTTCGAGGAGCGGCTGAAGTCCATCATCGCCGAGGCGTCCAAGGACCCCAGCGTGGTGCTCTTCATCGACGAGATCCACAGCATCATCGGCACGGGCGCCGCCGAAGGCAGCCTGGACGCCGCCAACATCCTGAAGCCGGCCCTTTCCCGCGGCGAGATCCAGTGCATCGGCGCCACCACCCACAAGGAGTTCGCCAAGTACATCGACAAGGACCGCAGCCTCGTGCGGCGTTTCCAGCCGGTGAACGTGAACCCCCCGGACGAGCCCGAGAGCCTGCGCATCCTGGAAGGCATCCGCAGCCGCTACGAATTGTTCCACCGGGTGCGCTACACCCCGGCCACCCTGCTGGCCTCGGTGTACCTCTCCAACCGCTACATCACCGACCGGTCGCTCCCCGACAAGGCCATCGACCTCCTGGACGAGGCCGGCGCCCGGGTGAAGCTCCGCGGCGGCGTGACCGTGGGGGAGAGCCACAAGGCCGAGGAGGAGCTGCACCGGGTCATCACGGAGATGAACGAGGCGGTGCTCAACCGCGACTTCGAGAAGGCCGTGCTGCTCCGCCAGAAGGAAGTGCAGCTGCGGGAGCAGATCACCGGGACCGAAGGGGAGCTGTCGGAGGAGGACTACGAGAGCTTCGCCGAGGTGACCGAACGGGACATCGAGGACGTGGTGGCCTCCTGGACGGGCATCCCCGTGCGGGCCCTCAAGAACGAGGAGAAGGCCAACCTCTCCCACATGGAAGAGCACATCAACGAGCGCGTCATCGGCCAGGAGGAGGCCGTGAGCGCCGTGAGCCGGGCCGTGCGCCGGGCCCGCACCGGCCTCAAGAACCCCGCCCGGCCCATGGGCTCCTTCCTCTTCCTGGGCCCCACGGGCGTGGGCAAGACCGAGCTGGCCAAGACCCTGGCCGGGTTCCTCTTCGGCGATCCCAAGAAGATGATCCGGTTCGACATGTCCGAATTCATGGAAAAGCACGAAGTTTCCAAGCTGCTCGGGGCCCCTCCGGGGTACGTGGGCTATGAAGAAGGCGGCATGCTCACGGACAGGATCCGGCGCAACCCCTATTGCGTCATCCTTTTCGATGAAATGGAAAAGGCCCACCCGGACCTGATGAACGTCCTCCTGCAGATCTTCGACGACGGTCAGGCCACGGACGCCTTCGGGAACCAAGTGGACTTCAAGAACACAATTATCATCATGACCTCCAATGTGGGCAGCCGGGAACTCCTCCCGGACAAGAACCTTGGCTTCGGGATAAAGGATGACCGTCCGGATTCGAAAGCTGGCGAAGCGCTCAAGGTGCTCAAGCGGACCTTCCCGCCCGAGTTCCTCAACCGCATCGACGAGATCGTGGTGTTCAACCGCCTCGGGGACGCGGAGCTCCGCAAGATCGTGCGCCTGCTCATCAACGACCTCAACGTCACCCTCCAGAAGCACAGCCTGGTCGTCACCCTCTCGGACGATGCCTGCGACTTCCTGGTGCGCACCACGGTCCGCGACCGCGCCTACGGCGCCCGGCCGCTCCGCAGGGCCATCCAGAAGATGGTGGAGGACCCCCTCGCCGAGCTCATGGTCGCCCAGGAGGAGGTGCCCGCGGGCATGGTCCACTTCGATCTGGTTGATGAGAAGCTCGTACCTTTGTTCACCGAGACACCCGCCGTTACCGAACCCCAGCTCACCGAGGTCCAGGGATGA
- a CDS encoding adenylosuccinate synthase has product MSVLAENLAILGLQWGDEGKGKLVDLLSSRFQNVVRFQGGNNAGHTVVVDGVSIALHQVPSGALHEGCFLVVGSGVVLNLEVFLQELDRLAKRGFDLTDRLLISDKAHIILPHHIALDKWREGGLHKIGTTGRGIGPAYEMKAARMGVRMGDLLHAATLPERISHGHAEVSQLLGAEAGLASVADTARDILAIAQPLLPMIGDIQDFLWSAWRKGESILFEGAQATLLDIDHGTYPYVTSSNCSIGGLFTGTGLPPKALSHVLGVAKAYTTRVGAGPMPSELLDATGDRIRELGREFGTTTGRPRRCGWFDSVITGHACRVNGVDGLGLMKLDVLDGFDQVGLVVGYRDGEGRVGTRIPSCIQDWNEIQPEIKYFKGWSTPTRGIQDPAKLPAEARVYLEALTASVETPIAYLSTGPDRVEGYVAPGSFLAGLLA; this is encoded by the coding sequence ATGAGTGTTCTTGCGGAGAATCTGGCCATCCTCGGCCTGCAGTGGGGCGACGAGGGCAAGGGCAAGCTGGTGGACCTTCTGAGCTCGCGGTTCCAGAACGTGGTGCGGTTCCAGGGCGGCAACAACGCCGGCCACACCGTCGTGGTGGACGGCGTCAGCATCGCCCTGCACCAGGTTCCCAGCGGGGCGCTCCATGAGGGCTGCTTCCTGGTGGTGGGCTCCGGCGTCGTGCTCAACCTGGAGGTCTTCCTGCAGGAACTGGACCGGCTCGCCAAGCGCGGGTTCGACCTGACCGATCGTCTCCTGATTTCCGATAAGGCGCACATCATCCTGCCCCACCACATCGCCCTGGACAAGTGGCGCGAAGGCGGGCTCCACAAGATCGGCACCACCGGCCGGGGCATCGGCCCCGCCTACGAGATGAAGGCCGCTCGCATGGGTGTTCGCATGGGGGATCTCCTCCACGCCGCCACGCTTCCCGAGCGCATCAGCCACGGGCACGCCGAGGTGAGCCAGCTCCTGGGCGCCGAAGCCGGCCTGGCGTCCGTCGCGGACACCGCCCGGGACATCCTGGCCATCGCCCAGCCCCTCCTGCCCATGATCGGCGATATCCAGGACTTCCTGTGGAGCGCCTGGCGCAAGGGCGAATCCATCCTCTTCGAGGGGGCCCAGGCCACCCTGCTGGACATCGACCACGGCACCTATCCCTACGTCACCAGCTCCAACTGCAGCATCGGAGGCCTCTTCACCGGCACCGGCCTGCCCCCCAAGGCCCTCTCCCACGTGCTGGGGGTCGCCAAGGCCTACACCACCCGGGTGGGCGCAGGGCCCATGCCCAGCGAGCTGCTCGACGCCACCGGGGACCGCATCCGGGAACTGGGCCGGGAGTTCGGCACCACCACCGGCCGGCCGCGGCGCTGCGGCTGGTTCGATTCCGTCATCACCGGCCACGCCTGCCGGGTGAACGGGGTGGACGGCCTGGGCCTCATGAAGCTGGATGTGCTGGACGGCTTCGACCAGGTGGGACTGGTGGTGGGCTACCGGGACGGCGAAGGCCGCGTGGGCACCCGCATCCCCTCCTGCATCCAGGACTGGAACGAAATCCAGCCCGAGATCAAATACTTCAAGGGCTGGAGCACCCCCACCCGGGGCATCCAGGACCCCGCGAAGCTCCCCGCCGAGGCCCGGGTCTACCTGGAGGCCCTCACCGCCAGCGTGGAGACCCCCATCGCCTACCTGAGCACCGGGCCCGACCGGGTGGAGGGCTACGTGGCCCCCGGCAGTTTCCTGGCAGGCCTCCTGGCCTGA
- the rplQ gene encoding 50S ribosomal protein L17: MRHNVTGKRLGRTTNQRKALMKGLAISIIEHERLQTTLVKAKELRKFVEPFITLGRKDTVANRRLAMARLGSKKAVEKLFSEEFSARFVGRPGGFTRILKTDHRLGDAADMAIIELVDYVLPEPKEAEATAE, encoded by the coding sequence ATGCGTCACAATGTCACCGGCAAGCGCCTTGGCCGCACCACCAACCAGCGCAAAGCCCTCATGAAGGGTCTCGCCATCTCGATCATCGAGCATGAGCGCCTCCAGACCACCCTCGTGAAGGCCAAGGAGCTCCGCAAGTTCGTGGAGCCCTTCATCACCCTCGGCCGCAAGGACACCGTCGCGAACCGCCGCCTGGCCATGGCCCGGCTCGGCAGCAAGAAGGCCGTGGAGAAGCTCTTCTCCGAGGAATTCTCTGCCCGCTTCGTCGGCCGTCCCGGTGGTTTCACCCGCATCCTCAAGACGGACCACCGTCTGGGCGACGCGGCGGACATGGCGATCATCGAGCTCGTGGACTACGTCCTGCCCGAGCCCAAGGAAGCCGAAGCCACCGCCGAATAA
- a CDS encoding DNA-directed RNA polymerase subunit alpha, which produces MLNISDFQRPRFAEVSASSKTGSYGEFVAYPFERGFATTCGHSLRRVLLSSIQGAAVTNVRIKGVQHEFTAMPGVWEDITHILLNLKEIPFKLHSSQPQIVTISHKGEGVVTSGSIRCNQNVEVMNPDVHIATLGEDGELEMEIQVSMGRGFVTADRNLDEKLGLGFIPLDSNHSPIIRVNYIVEPARVGHSTDYEKLTLQVWTNGTVDPKDAVSDSALILREHFLIFARQDEDAVETEQGATILTTEGVNGMLGKSVEELELSVRANNCLRNANITTIGELVQRTEAELMKTKNFGKKSLQEIKDELARIGLSLGMRIEQEV; this is translated from the coding sequence ATGCTGAACATCAGCGATTTCCAGAGGCCGCGTTTCGCGGAGGTCAGTGCGAGCTCGAAGACCGGCTCGTACGGCGAGTTTGTCGCCTATCCCTTCGAACGCGGTTTCGCCACCACCTGCGGCCACTCCCTTCGCCGGGTGCTGCTCAGCAGCATCCAGGGCGCGGCCGTCACCAACGTACGGATCAAGGGCGTGCAGCACGAGTTCACGGCCATGCCCGGCGTGTGGGAGGACATCACCCACATCCTCCTGAACCTCAAGGAAATCCCTTTCAAGCTCCATTCCTCCCAGCCCCAGATCGTGACCATCAGCCACAAGGGCGAAGGCGTGGTGACCTCCGGGTCCATCCGCTGCAACCAGAATGTGGAAGTGATGAACCCCGATGTGCACATCGCCACCCTGGGCGAGGACGGGGAACTTGAGATGGAGATCCAGGTCTCCATGGGCCGCGGTTTCGTCACGGCCGACCGGAACCTGGACGAGAAGCTGGGCCTCGGGTTCATCCCCCTGGATTCCAACCACAGCCCCATCATCCGCGTGAACTACATCGTCGAGCCCGCCCGCGTGGGCCACAGCACGGACTACGAGAAGCTGACCCTCCAGGTGTGGACCAACGGCACGGTCGACCCCAAGGACGCGGTGAGCGATTCCGCCCTCATCCTCCGCGAGCACTTCCTCATCTTCGCCCGCCAGGACGAGGATGCCGTCGAAACCGAGCAGGGCGCCACGATCCTCACCACCGAGGGCGTGAACGGCATGCTGGGCAAGTCGGTCGAGGAGCTCGAGCTGTCCGTCCGGGCCAACAACTGCCTGCGCAACGCCAACATCACCACCATCGGTGAGCTGGTGCAGCGCACGGAAGCGGAGCTGATGAAGACCAAGAACTTTGGTAAGAAGTCGCTCCAGGAGATCAAGGACGAGCTCGCCCGCATCGGCCTCTCCCTCGGCATGCGCATCGAACAAGAAGTCTAA